In Sedimentibacter sp. MB31-C6, one genomic interval encodes:
- a CDS encoding manganese catalase family protein translates to MFMYEKKLQYPVRVTNRDVNMAKAVLNQYGGPDGELSASMNYLTQRFSMPLNATKALLTDIGTEELGHMEMVATLFKKLIEGASKDELIAAGMGGYYANHETCPFLLDSEGEHWESKYTQAKGDPIADLYNDLAAEQKARVTYENLIALTDDPLVKDTLRFLREREVVHFQRFGEGLRLVEEYTGSKRFY, encoded by the coding sequence ATGTTTATGTATGAAAAGAAATTACAATACCCTGTAAGGGTAACTAATAGAGATGTCAATATGGCTAAAGCAGTTTTAAACCAATATGGTGGACCCGATGGAGAATTAAGTGCAAGTATGAATTATTTAACTCAAAGGTTTAGTATGCCTTTAAATGCGACTAAAGCACTATTAACTGATATTGGTACTGAAGAACTCGGTCATATGGAAATGGTTGCAACATTATTTAAAAAGTTAATAGAAGGAGCTAGCAAAGACGAATTAATAGCTGCTGGCATGGGTGGATATTATGCTAATCATGAAACTTGCCCATTCTTATTAGATTCAGAAGGTGAACATTGGGAATCTAAGTATACTCAAGCGAAAGGAGATCCAATAGCAGATTTATACAACGACCTTGCAGCAGAACAAAAAGCAAGGGTAACCTATGAAAATCTAATTGCTTTAACAGATGATCCACTTGTAAAAGACACGTTAAGATTTTTGCGGGAAAGAGAAGTAGTTCACTTCCAAAGATTTGGCGAAGGTTTAAGATTAGTTGAAGAATATACTGGTAGCAAGAGATTTTATTAA
- a CDS encoding spore coat protein CotJB: MNCNNRNQVLSEQQAMLQNLQQLQFAVNDLALFLDTHPNDPVALYRHKQYSTQLKQLKDIYENQYGPLCLYSVERGDSWRYIDGPWPWDTRYDMNRKDW; encoded by the coding sequence ATGAATTGCAATAATAGAAATCAAGTTTTAAGTGAACAACAAGCTATGCTCCAAAACTTACAGCAATTACAATTTGCAGTTAACGACCTAGCTCTTTTTCTAGACACTCATCCAAATGATCCAGTTGCATTATATAGACACAAACAATACAGCACGCAGTTAAAACAGCTTAAAGATATCTACGAAAATCAATATGGACCTTTATGTCTTTACAGTGTTGAAAGAGGAGACTCCTGGCGTTATATTGATGGGCCATGGCCATGGGATACTAGATATGATATGAATAGAAAGGATTGGTAA
- a CDS encoding spore coat associated protein CotJA codes for MIMFRNDRNNGYYERESYDPLVPYMPRDPKVGYGYVPYQVNPKYYSDLAEAHYYGTIYPELVTPYLQYISREV; via the coding sequence ATGATAATGTTTAGAAATGATAGAAATAATGGATATTATGAAAGAGAAAGTTATGATCCTTTAGTTCCTTATATGCCTAGGGACCCAAAGGTTGGATATGGATATGTTCCTTACCAGGTTAACCCAAAATATTATAGTGATTTAGCAGAAGCTCATTATTATGGAACGATATATCCAGAATTGGTAACTCCATATTTACAATATATAAGTAGAGAGGTGTAA
- the thiT gene encoding energy-coupled thiamine transporter ThiT, which yields MSEEVLQSFFESVPGQITTVVVIFLLLILIMRISGKKNNVSIMVKTAILIGLTFVLNQITLFRMPQGGSITAFGMLALFLVSYLFGARQGILAGMAYGLLDLIINPSVIHPIQIFMDYPLAFGAIGIGGMLRSQSFGIIKGYILGVIGRYIVVVISGIVFWGMYAAEGFNAVSWSLFYNMTYILPEAAITVIILLVPQLRQLFDRFKIND from the coding sequence ATGTCAGAAGAAGTATTACAATCATTTTTTGAATCTGTCCCAGGACAGATTACAACCGTAGTAGTAATATTTTTATTATTAATATTAATAATGAGAATTAGCGGTAAAAAGAACAATGTATCTATCATGGTTAAAACAGCAATCCTTATAGGACTTACTTTTGTATTAAATCAGATAACATTGTTTAGAATGCCACAAGGAGGATCTATTACAGCATTTGGAATGCTTGCTTTGTTTTTAGTAAGCTACTTATTTGGAGCAAGACAGGGGATTTTAGCAGGCATGGCATATGGCTTACTAGATTTAATTATTAATCCAAGTGTTATTCATCCAATTCAGATATTTATGGATTATCCTCTTGCATTTGGCGCCATAGGTATCGGAGGAATGCTTAGAAGTCAAAGTTTTGGAATAATAAAAGGATATATTTTAGGAGTTATAGGAAGATATATTGTAGTTGTTATATCTGGAATTGTATTTTGGGGAATGTATGCAGCAGAAGGCTTTAATGCAGTATCCTGGTCTTTATTTTATAATATGACTTATATTTTGCCAGAAGCAGCAATTACAGTAATAATTTTATTAGTACCTCAGCTAAGACAGTTGTTTGATAGGTTTAAAATAAACGATTAA
- a CDS encoding calcium/sodium antiporter yields the protein MLLSAMLFLVGIFFLVRGGDIFVDSSVKLSRYLGLSQVLVGATIVSMATTLPELIVSSTAAIHGETTMSVGNAIGSIICNTGFVLAISSILGNIVIKDEHFKLKSITLISYIIILITCSIDGIIKEFEAIILLGLMLFYLYNNVKSIADGTKIKMISKNTNKNSIDMRKIIIIFILGLILIMVGSNLVVHNGVKIAEYLKVPTAVISLTIIAMGTSLPELVTVITSLLKGNEEIGLGNIIGANILNISLVIGTSGMFSDLIIIPQNLTLDLPVSLLLCILLVVPSLFIKRVSKLQGYILLSIYISYITYIVQIV from the coding sequence ATGTTATTATCAGCAATGTTATTCTTAGTAGGAATATTTTTTTTAGTAAGGGGTGGTGACATTTTTGTAGATTCATCTGTAAAATTATCAAGGTATTTAGGGCTTTCACAGGTATTAGTAGGAGCTACAATTGTTAGTATGGCAACTACATTGCCAGAATTGATAGTTTCATCTACTGCGGCAATTCATGGAGAAACTACTATGTCAGTAGGTAATGCAATAGGCTCAATAATTTGCAATACTGGATTTGTTTTAGCTATTTCATCAATTTTAGGAAATATAGTTATTAAAGATGAACATTTTAAGCTAAAATCCATAACATTAATTTCTTATATAATAATATTGATAACATGTTCCATAGATGGAATAATAAAAGAATTTGAAGCAATTATTTTATTAGGACTTATGTTGTTTTATTTGTACAATAATGTAAAAAGCATAGCAGATGGTACTAAGATAAAAATGATTAGCAAAAATACTAATAAAAATAGTATAGATATGAGAAAAATAATTATTATTTTCATTTTAGGGCTAATATTAATAATGGTAGGTTCAAATTTAGTTGTACATAATGGTGTAAAAATAGCAGAATACTTAAAAGTTCCTACTGCCGTTATAAGTTTAACCATAATAGCTATGGGAACTTCACTTCCAGAGTTAGTAACTGTGATTACATCTTTATTAAAAGGAAATGAAGAAATAGGACTTGGTAACATAATAGGAGCAAACATATTAAACATATCATTAGTTATAGGTACTTCGGGTATGTTTTCTGATTTAATAATTATACCACAGAATCTTACACTTGATTTACCTGTTTCTTTGTTATTGTGTATTTTATTAGTAGTACCATCATTATTCATAAAACGTGTTTCTAAATTACAAGGATATATATTACTTTCAATTTATATTTCGTATATTACCTATATAGTACAAATAGTTTGA
- a CDS encoding argininosuccinate synthase, with amino-acid sequence MVKEKVVLAYSGGLDTSIIIPWIKDNYNNLDIIACCVNVGQDDDMTEVKKKALSSGASKVYIENVVNEFVEEYVYNGIKANAVYEGKYLLGTAYARPLIAKKLVETAHKEKAKYIAHGCTGKGNDQVRLEVAIASLDPTIKIIAPWRIWDITSREEAIDYAESKNIDLNGISKEKIYSRDQNILHISHEGGMLEDPENEPDFDELLVMTNTVEKAPDLAESIEIEFEAGVPIKLNGKKLNGEEMMKSLNKIGGKHGIGVIDLLENRLVGMKSRGIYETPGGTILLEAHKYLESFVLEKEEAHFKDIISQKYAELVYNAMWFSGLKDAFDSFVNSTQKNVTGSVKLKLYKGNIKFAGMISENALYNESISSFSTGDLYDQKDAGGFINLYSLPYKIQALNEMNNNQKNSIKVTYSFKE; translated from the coding sequence ATGGTTAAGGAAAAAGTAGTATTAGCATATTCTGGAGGTTTAGACACATCAATAATAATTCCTTGGATAAAGGATAATTATAATAATTTGGATATTATAGCTTGCTGTGTCAATGTAGGTCAAGACGATGATATGACTGAAGTTAAGAAAAAAGCTTTATCATCAGGGGCAAGTAAAGTTTATATAGAAAATGTAGTAAATGAGTTCGTTGAAGAGTATGTATATAATGGTATTAAAGCAAATGCAGTTTATGAAGGAAAGTATCTGTTAGGGACAGCTTATGCAAGACCTTTAATAGCGAAAAAACTTGTTGAAACAGCTCATAAGGAAAAAGCTAAATATATAGCTCATGGATGTACAGGAAAAGGAAATGATCAAGTTCGTTTAGAAGTGGCTATAGCTTCCTTAGATCCAACTATTAAAATAATTGCTCCTTGGAGAATATGGGATATAACTTCAAGAGAGGAAGCAATAGATTATGCGGAATCAAAAAATATAGATCTTAATGGTATATCAAAAGAAAAAATATATTCTAGGGATCAAAATATTCTTCATATAAGTCATGAAGGAGGTATGCTAGAAGATCCAGAAAACGAACCGGACTTTGATGAACTTTTAGTTATGACTAATACAGTTGAAAAGGCACCTGACTTAGCTGAATCTATAGAAATTGAATTTGAAGCTGGCGTACCTATTAAGTTAAACGGTAAAAAATTAAATGGTGAAGAAATGATGAAGTCTTTAAATAAAATAGGTGGAAAACATGGAATTGGTGTTATTGATCTTCTTGAAAATAGACTTGTTGGTATGAAATCAAGAGGAATTTATGAAACACCAGGAGGAACTATATTGTTAGAGGCTCATAAATATCTTGAGAGTTTTGTTTTAGAAAAAGAAGAAGCACATTTTAAAGATATTATAAGTCAAAAATATGCAGAACTTGTATATAATGCTATGTGGTTTAGTGGATTAAAAGATGCATTTGATTCATTTGTTAATTCAACTCAAAAAAATGTTACTGGATCAGTTAAATTAAAATTATATAAAGGTAATATAAAGTTTGCAGGTATGATTTCAGAAAATGCATTATATAATGAATCAATTTCTTCGTTTAGCACAGGTGATTTATATGATCAAAAAGATGCAGGTGGGTTTATTAATTTATACAGCCTTCCTTACAAAATACAAGCCTTAAATGAAATGAATAATAATCAAAAGAATTCAATTAAAGTAACTTATAGCTTTAAAGAATAA
- a CDS encoding pyridoxal phosphate-dependent aminotransferase translates to MTIKMVADHAVWPKANDAIFGLAAKAKDAIAKYGKENVIDSTLGALVDDDGNLICMDTVYNELKSLPNADIAAYAQVAGQPDYLKAVQDACFKEYKPNAHIRAVATPGGTGSIRHAIWNYTNPGDSILVCDWFWAPYVTISEEFGRTVTNYKLFNEKGEFNIDSYKENFEALLNKQKRLVTVINTPANNPTGYSLSDEEWEQVLDIAKDNAKDKENKIIIVVDVAYIDYAGVGSERRKFFSKFSNLPENIFVIVGYSMSKGFTMYGMRSGAAIGISSNEDLAEEFYYSCMHANRANWSNGTRAAMSIMTNIYNDPSKLKAYENEVNKYKDMLRKRANAFVKGSKDVDLEILPYRDGFFVSIPCENAKKASDELIKEKIFVVALKKGLRFAVCAVSEEKCAVAPAAIKKVLDNLK, encoded by the coding sequence ATGACTATTAAAATGGTTGCTGATCATGCTGTTTGGCCTAAAGCAAATGATGCAATTTTCGGACTTGCAGCAAAAGCAAAAGATGCAATAGCTAAATATGGTAAAGAAAATGTTATTGATTCTACTCTTGGAGCTTTAGTAGATGACGATGGAAACCTTATTTGCATGGATACGGTATATAATGAACTAAAGTCCTTGCCAAATGCTGATATAGCAGCCTATGCACAAGTTGCAGGACAACCGGATTATTTAAAAGCTGTTCAGGATGCATGCTTTAAGGAATATAAGCCTAATGCTCATATAAGAGCCGTTGCTACACCTGGAGGTACAGGGTCAATAAGACATGCAATATGGAATTATACAAATCCTGGTGATTCTATATTAGTCTGTGATTGGTTTTGGGCACCTTATGTAACAATTTCAGAAGAATTTGGAAGAACTGTAACAAACTATAAGCTCTTTAATGAAAAGGGAGAGTTTAATATTGATTCATATAAAGAAAATTTTGAAGCATTATTGAATAAACAAAAGAGATTAGTTACAGTCATAAATACACCAGCTAATAATCCTACAGGTTACAGTCTTTCTGATGAAGAGTGGGAACAGGTATTAGATATAGCTAAGGATAATGCTAAAGATAAAGAAAATAAAATTATAATTGTAGTTGATGTTGCCTATATTGATTATGCAGGAGTAGGTTCAGAAAGAAGAAAATTTTTCTCCAAATTTTCAAATCTGCCAGAAAATATATTTGTTATAGTTGGTTATAGTATGTCTAAAGGATTTACAATGTATGGTATGAGATCTGGTGCAGCTATAGGTATTTCATCAAATGAGGATTTAGCAGAAGAATTTTATTATTCATGTATGCATGCTAATAGAGCTAACTGGTCTAACGGAACAAGAGCTGCAATGTCAATTATGACTAATATATATAATGATCCATCTAAATTAAAGGCATATGAAAATGAAGTTAATAAATATAAAGATATGCTCAGAAAGCGTGCAAATGCTTTTGTTAAGGGATCTAAAGATGTAGATTTAGAAATATTACCATATAGAGATGGATTCTTTGTAAGTATTCCTTGTGAAAATGCAAAAAAGGCTTCTGATGAATTAATAAAGGAAAAAATATTTGTTGTTGCTTTGAAAAAAGGATTAAGATTTGCAGTATGTGCTGTTTCAGAGGAAAAGTGTGCAGTAGCACCGGCAGCAATAAAAAAAGTGTTAGATAATTTAAAATAA
- a CDS encoding hybrid sensor histidine kinase/response regulator, whose protein sequence is MVTKNEYYESGCIATQEETEECLKKYEQTIYAEKQREKMEALGQLAGGIAHDFNNQLMSIIGNATMIQKTEDIEKIKEYAERIIHISQSAAKLTKKILLFSKKGSSINESIDLKCVLDNTYNMVESIVDKTIDFTYSYNANNKMIMGNDVQIENMIVNLIINARDALDGNVGNIKIYTEDSVIYSDVDLTHGETIKPGQYIKVCIEDNGIGIDEETFNKLFEPYFTTKNKTKGTGLGLSVVFGTVKSHSGYINVKSELSCGTVFEIYLPVIEDIKQISSNQKEITNNLIMLVDDDLNVLEIEGELLEDLGYDVEKFNNPINALEYYRKEHNKIAFVVLDIIMPDMNGNELYEELQKIDKEAVAIFISGFSGQAEYEELIKKGYIVVEKPFTFTELSTQIAKLYL, encoded by the coding sequence ATGGTAACTAAAAATGAATACTATGAGTCGGGTTGCATAGCTACTCAAGAAGAAACAGAAGAATGCTTAAAAAAGTATGAACAAACAATCTATGCCGAGAAACAAAGGGAAAAAATGGAGGCTCTTGGCCAGCTTGCAGGAGGAATTGCTCATGATTTTAATAATCAATTGATGAGTATAATTGGAAATGCTACAATGATACAAAAGACTGAAGACATTGAGAAAATTAAAGAATATGCTGAAAGAATAATTCACATTTCTCAAAGTGCGGCTAAACTAACTAAAAAAATTCTACTTTTCTCTAAAAAGGGAAGTAGTATAAATGAATCCATAGATCTAAAATGTGTTTTAGACAATACTTATAATATGGTAGAGTCTATTGTTGATAAAACAATTGACTTTACATATAGTTATAATGCAAATAATAAAATGATTATGGGTAATGATGTACAAATTGAAAACATGATAGTTAATTTAATCATAAATGCAAGAGATGCATTAGATGGTAATGTAGGTAATATTAAAATATATACAGAAGATTCGGTAATTTATTCTGATGTTGATTTAACTCATGGAGAGACTATTAAACCAGGCCAATATATTAAAGTTTGTATAGAAGATAATGGTATAGGTATTGATGAAGAAACATTTAATAAATTGTTTGAGCCTTACTTCACTACAAAAAATAAAACTAAGGGAACTGGACTTGGCTTATCGGTGGTATTTGGTACAGTTAAATCACATTCTGGTTATATAAATGTAAAAAGTGAATTATCATGTGGCACTGTTTTTGAAATATATCTACCAGTTATCGAAGATATTAAACAAATTAGTAGTAATCAAAAGGAAATAACTAATAATTTAATTATGCTTGTAGATGATGATCTTAATGTTTTGGAAATTGAAGGAGAACTCCTTGAAGATTTAGGTTATGATGTAGAGAAGTTTAACAATCCCATCAATGCATTAGAATATTATAGAAAGGAACATAATAAAATTGCTTTTGTTGTTCTTGATATAATAATGCCAGATATGAACGGAAATGAATTATATGAAGAATTACAGAAAATAGATAAGGAAGCAGTAGCAATTTTCATTTCTGGGTTTAGTGGACAAGCTGAATATGAAGAACTAATAAAAAAAGGATATATAGTAGTAGAAAAGCCTTTTACATTTACAGAATTATCCACACAAATAGCTAAATTATATTTATAA
- a CDS encoding ribose-phosphate pyrophosphokinase, translating into MNISEMHGYIELKPFGNLSIVAMKGCEEIASRIDYYLKEWRQDENCIIYDEASNPIKTFLLDTVCPRFGSGEAKGVINETVRGHDIFIISDVFNYGVTFNMYGMDVPMSPDDHFQDLKRIIAAMNGKAKRITVIMPMLYEGRQHKRATRESLDCAIALQELTAMGVENIISFDIHDPRVQNAIPLHGFEDFHPHYQMIKSFVKTVPNAIIDREHLMIISPDEGGMSRCMYYSSVLELDLGMFYKRRDYSVVINGKNPVISHEFLGDNVEGKDVIVVDDMIASGDSMLDVAKKLKEKKAKNVYIFSAFGLFTEGLNKFDKAYNDGIITRIFTTNLVYRMPELKSKEWYTEVDMSKYIANIIDTLNFDGSLSELLDPVQKIKKLLQ; encoded by the coding sequence ATGAATATTAGCGAAATGCACGGCTATATTGAGCTAAAGCCTTTTGGAAATTTATCAATAGTAGCTATGAAAGGGTGCGAAGAAATAGCTTCTAGGATAGATTATTATTTAAAGGAGTGGAGACAAGACGAAAACTGCATCATTTATGATGAAGCATCTAATCCAATAAAAACCTTTTTACTTGATACAGTATGTCCGAGATTTGGATCTGGTGAGGCAAAGGGAGTTATTAATGAGACAGTAAGAGGTCATGATATTTTTATAATATCAGATGTATTTAATTATGGTGTAACATTTAATATGTATGGAATGGATGTACCCATGAGTCCTGATGACCACTTTCAAGATTTAAAGAGAATTATTGCTGCAATGAATGGAAAAGCTAAAAGGATTACAGTTATTATGCCTATGTTATACGAGGGCAGACAACATAAAAGAGCAACTAGAGAATCATTAGATTGTGCAATAGCTCTTCAAGAATTGACTGCAATGGGAGTAGAAAATATTATTTCCTTTGACATACATGATCCAAGAGTACAGAATGCTATTCCTCTTCATGGATTTGAAGATTTTCATCCTCATTATCAAATGATAAAATCATTTGTAAAAACAGTACCTAATGCTATTATAGATAGAGAACATTTAATGATAATTTCTCCTGATGAAGGTGGAATGTCAAGATGCATGTATTATTCTTCAGTATTGGAACTTGATCTTGGTATGTTTTATAAAAGAAGGGATTATTCCGTGGTTATAAACGGTAAGAATCCGGTTATAAGTCATGAATTTTTAGGAGATAATGTGGAAGGAAAGGATGTAATAGTAGTTGACGATATGATTGCATCTGGAGATTCTATGCTTGATGTAGCTAAAAAATTAAAAGAAAAAAAAGCAAAAAATGTATATATATTTTCTGCTTTTGGATTATTTACAGAAGGACTTAATAAATTCGATAAAGCATATAATGATGGTATTATAACTAGGATATTTACAACAAACCTTGTTTACAGGATGCCTGAGCTAAAAAGCAAAGAATGGTATACAGAAGTAGATATGTCTAAATATATAGCAAACATAATAGATACATTAAATTTTGATGGTTCACTTAGTGAATTGTTAGATCCGGTTCAGAAAATAAAGAAACTTCTTCAATAG